From a region of the Panulirus ornatus isolate Po-2019 chromosome 34, ASM3632096v1, whole genome shotgun sequence genome:
- the LOC139759764 gene encoding LOW QUALITY PROTEIN: uncharacterized protein (The sequence of the model RefSeq protein was modified relative to this genomic sequence to represent the inferred CDS: deleted 1 base in 1 codon), protein MGPSQLLLLLATAAEVVVAQLGGPAAGAGDDHPEEVTLSLDGTTQSRAPRRVTTADPATFSGVDTVSTMPPSTHETSESSARLTFLSTAPFLLHTSVSQETLASSPRASTASILFIPDEGYSEVAARDLTSRAFTLEPASRTRGEREPTVARGDLPPQLDSEETMENVTGLLFSPPQDLTHAPSGHPLDDLLFTPPEDLTHAPSGHPLDDLLFTPPEDLTHASIGHPPRAMPEASETSFIDIGTFGGPGDNTQTDSSVSNNVSESDGTIAQEATVAVNPVGEPEDTTLTDLDYLFEENTIEAAPLDTRRNVTSDVITFNTPSFLELHDKWTWFYLVLRGNCLLVDLNDSNILFSDFATSFSRLVLYDEEHVLVDSITCLDQKMTVNMSVNSLLYPECEADLQTLRSHRNLRIDLHNSSFYVESFESRRTLMFETRPDIEEDNSDVLYLTLGGVGVSLMCIVFAGILFAIYQYCVLRKAKLVFARAGEKYLPDSPRSLRPKKDKEQSVRFSKTHTYSVNMYKSYNDLSSGDLYSPLESQNSMGTTRANGTKASANFKAPTKTTRGNGSLPSHHQELWSENVTQTTEEIRTLGSVDEKTSSFKRVAKEPEKETLHPLLLNGRPNPKPEKKKKTTTTKEYFDDPPTPPTCPASPAIPKGVLKRMDDLISNTYSSSSPNISTNGTYISAYSDTMINMSSSPSFTTSNTTNNNTYSGSPCGTNASNNNNNNNTSSSTASSSAGKRDARVPPTSADNLCLTRITFVEMSVWPEPLGKLPDLNHKKRKGRSSTVPHLSHTGRGSWHQTLGCCGSTYHLPVSILLLDVSSCFEQTTRHIHDSKASHLYLLIVSYFRDVLDNIYKLWRGVEDGSCCAQRTGGFRMLTRRYGRLALCSGRGFIQSQFRDFRSCDSADNLHTASQFSF, encoded by the exons ATGGGACCATCACAACTGCTGCTTCTGTTGGCCACAG CAGCTGAGGTAGTTGTGGCTCAGCTGGGAGGTCCAGCGGCGGGCGCCGGGGACGATCATCCTGAGGAGGTGACACTGTCCCTGGACGGCACGACGCAG AGTCGAGCTCCCCGACGAGTTACGACGGCAGATCCGGCTACCTTCAGCGGTGTGGACACCGTCAGCACTATGCCTCCCTCTACACACGAAACTTCAGAGTCCTCAGCACGATTAACTTTCCTCAGCACAGCGCcgttcctcctccacacctccgtCAGCCAAGAGACTCTCGCGTCGTCACCACGGGCGTCCACCGCCTCGATATTGTTTATCCCTGACGAAGGATATAGCGAGGTCGCCGCCAGAGACCTCACCTCTCGCGCCTTCACCCTGGAGCCAGCGTCCAGAACGCGAGGCGAACGAGAGCCGACTGTGGCTCGTGGCGACCTACCTCCTCAGCTAGACTCTGAGGAGACCATGGAAAACGTGACAGGTCTTCTGTTCTCCCCACCACAGGACCTGACCCACGCCCCCAGTGGTCACCCTCTGGATGATCTTCTTTTTACCCCGCCAGAGGACCTGACCCACGCCCCCAGTGGTCACCCTCTGGATGATCTTCTTTTTACCCCGCCAGAGGACCTGACCCACGCCTCCATTGGTCACCCTCCT AGGGCGATGCCGGAGGCCTCTGAGACCAGTTTTATTGACATTGGAACGTTTGGAGGTCCTGGGGACAACACTCAAACTGACTCTTCTGTCAGCAACAACGTGAGCGAGTCAGACGGAACAATAGCTCAAGAGGCCACTGTCGCTGTGAATCCAGTGGGTGAACCCGAGGACACGACCCTCACTGACCTGGATTATCTGTTTGAGGAAAATACAATAGAGGCCGCCCCCCTAGACACCAGGAGGAACGTGACCTCAGACGTCATCACCTTCAACACTCCGTCGTTTCTGGAACTACACGACAAGTGGACCTGGTTCTACCTCGTTCTTCGAGGCAACTGTCTCCTCGTTGATCTGAACGACTCGAACATCCTGTTCTCTGATTTCGCCACGTCGTTCTCACGTTTGGTGTTGTATGATGAAGAACACGTACTTGTTGACTCTATAACATGTTTAGATCAGAAGATGACAGTCAACATGTCTGTAAATTCTCTTCTTTATCCCGAGTGTGAGGCGGACCTGCAGACCTTACGCTCACACCGGAACCTTCGTATTGATCTACACAACTCATCCTTCTACGTCGAATCTTTTGAATCAAGACGAACGCTGATGTTCGAGACGAGGCCTGACATCGAGGAAGACAATTCTGATGTCTTATACCTGACTTTAGGTGGCGTCGGGGTGTCCTTGATGTGTATAGTGTTCGCTGGCATCTTGTTTGCCATCTACCAGTACTGTGTGCTGAGGAAAGCGAAGTTAGTGTTTGCGCGAGCGGGGGAGAAGTATCTCCCTGACTCGCCTCGTAGTCTTCGTCCCAAGAAGGACAAAGAGCAGAGTGTGAGGTTCTCCAAAACCCACACTTACAGCGTCAACATGTACAAGAGTTACAACGATCTGAGCTCCGGGGATCTCTACAGTCCCCTGGAGTCCCAGAACTCAATGGGGACCACTAGAGCCAACGGCACCAAAGCCTCAGCGAACTTTAAAGCTCCGACGAAGACGACACGAGGTAACGGGAGCCTCCCGAGCCACCATCAGGAGCTGTGGTCTGAGAACGTCACACAGACCACGGAGGAGATCAGGACTCTCGGCAGCGTTGATGAGAAGACGTCTTCGTTCAAACGGGTCGCCAAGGAACCAGAGAAGGAGACCCTTCATCCGTTGCTGTTGAACGGGAGACCCAACCCAAAgccggagaagaagaagaagacgacgacgacgaaggagTACTTCGACGACCCTCCGACTCCACCAACATGCCCTGCCTCTCCGGCCATCCCCAAGGGCGTCTTGAAGAGGATggatgacctcatctccaacacatactCCAGCAGTAGCCCCAACATTAGCACCAACGGCACCTACATCAGCGCTTACTCCGACACTATGATCAATATGTCATCCTCTCCATCcttcactacctccaacaccaccaacaacaatacGTACTCGGGTTCCCCATGTGGCACCAacgcctccaacaacaacaacaacaacaacacctcctcCAGCACCGCCTCAAGCTCTGCAGGCAAGAGAGATGCCCGAGTACCTCCCACCTCAGCTGACAACCTCTGCCTGACGCGCATCACCTTCGTGG AGATGAGCGTCTGGCCAGAGCCGCTGGGAAAGCTGCCGGATCTCAACCACAAAAAACGGAAGGGTAGGTCCTCTACCGTTCCTCACCTTTCCCACACCGGGAGAGGAAGTTGGCATCAAACACTGGGATGCTGTGGTTCAACCTATCATCTGCCAGTCTCAATCCTGCTGTTAGACGTCTCCAGTTGCTTTGAGCAGACAACACGACACATCCACGACTCCAAAGCCAGTCATTTGTATTTGTTGATCGTATCTTACTTTCGTGACGTATTGGACAACATATACAAATTATGGCGGGGTGTTGAGGACGGAAGTTGTTGTGCGCAGAGAACTGGAGGTTTTCGCATGTTGACGCGCAGGTATGGGCGTCTGGCGTTATGCTCAGGACGTGGCTTTATACAGTCACAGTTTCGAGACTTTCGAAGCTGTGACTCGGCAGATAACTTGCACACTGCTTCACAATTTTCTTTTTGA
- the LOC139759763 gene encoding carboxypeptidase B-like, which yields MPTLAHTIMRPLVLLASSLLVLGAARPHDCTNLHGAQVLRVVPERAGQVHYLRGLLLQGNYDFWTEPRAVGHPVDIMVRAFQLPQLKKTLSQVGLRYTVKISNVAALLAKERTTQEAARASGSRAMDWTSYHTYQEIMDWLESLAADHPDLCKVENVGSSFEGRTMKMLTLGKGGPGKPAIFIDGGIHAREWISPATVTYMINELVTKRDTYDDILSNVNFYFMPSINPDGYDYTFTDDRLWRKTRSDTNSLLGCMGVDPNRNWGFHWMEIGASDDPCSEVYAGTEPFSEVEMRNVRDQISQRSSSIKVYLTYHSYSQVWLYPWGWTSQPPEDWQDLKDLAQSAAEGVLSVHGTLYDVHNSGGAAGGSDDWAKGEANVKYSYTIELRDTGEYGFLLPPEQIIPTGEENLEGLKVVANFIKDTYDP from the exons GGCTCAGGTGTTGCGTGTGGTGCCTGAGCGGGCGGGTCAGGTGCACTACCTGAGAGGTCTCCTGCTTCAGGGCAACTACGACTTCTGGACGGAGCCGAGAGCCGTCG GTCATCCCGTGGACATCATGGTCCGCGCCTTCCAGTTGCCGCAACTGAAGAAGACACTCAGTCAGGTCGGGCTGAGGTACACCGTGAAGATCAGCAACGTGGCAGCTCTGCTGGCCAAGGAGAGGACAACCCAGGAGGCGGCCAGAGCCAGCGGCTCCCGGGCCATGGACTGGACCTCCTACCACACATACCAGGAG ATCATGGACTGGCTGGAGTCATTGGCGGCCGATCACCCAGACCTGTGCAAAGTGGAGAACGTTGGCAGCTCCTTCGAGGGCCGCACCATGAAGATGCTGACACTGGGGAAAGGCGGCCCTGGCAAGCCTGCTATCTTCATTGAcggag GTATCCACGCCCGAGAGTGGATCTCCCCTGCAACAGTGACCTACATGATCAACGAATTGGTGACCAAGAGGGACACCTACGATGACATCCTCTCCAACGTCAACTTCTACTTCATGCCGTCCATCAACCCCGATGGTTATGACTACACCTTCACCGAC GACCGTTTGTGGCGCAAGACTCGCTCAGACACCAACTCTTTACTCGGCTGCATGGGCGTCGACCCTAACAGGAACTGGGGCTTCCACTGGATGG AGATCGGAGCTTCGGACGACCCTTGCTCTGAAGTCTACGCTGGAACTGAGCCGTTTTCTGAGGTTGAGATGAGGAATGTCCGCGACCAGATCAGCCAGCGCTCCTCCAGCATCAAGGTCTACCTGACCTACCACTCGTACTCACAGGTGTGGCTGTACCCCTGGGGCTGGACCTCCCAACCCCCAGAGGACTGGCAGGACCTG AAGGACCTGGCGCAGTCCGCCGCGGAGGGCGTCCTCAGCGTGCACGGAACTCTGTACGACGTCCACAATTCTG GTGGGGCTGCTGGAGGCTCAGACGACTGGGCCAAGGGAGAAGCCAACGTGAAATATTCGTACACCATTGAGCTCCGCGACACTGGGGAGTatggcttcctcctcccgccGGAGCAGATCATCCCCACAGGGGAAGAGAACCTCGAGGGACTGAAGGTTGTCGCTAACTTCATCAAGGACACGTACGATCCGTAG